The Siniperca chuatsi isolate FFG_IHB_CAS linkage group LG12, ASM2008510v1, whole genome shotgun sequence genome has a segment encoding these proteins:
- the nmi gene encoding N-myc-interactor, which produces MADIYKNRPIDVKMDGLEEEGSRFEEAKKELETWKSKAEKADDVKARLILEKLEEEEAKMKAQQEMFACVEKQEECQKEFTQSMNAVQDEILKLGKRRQDLLDKLRRCQDELEAKRAESTKLKQKFKIYAQIPDTEVKFRAQNKEEREDDSQPIRGVFAISQRPTVLLQEGQALITFEEEKVASQILKIAKCSVSCDSISLDVKPKRITMDPAVKFEVHLDVSRKELKVFNIPPSMPEERMKDRLEMNFSRPSRGGGEVESVEYDKNTGTGQITFLHPGVAESLALRGRYRVDLDSEVNVQVGPIYKYQLRKFQTFCGSPERTILLDDIKDVKDEEDLQDHLEIHFQKPSNYGGEIECIKYISRGKALQAFFLCEDSVDD; this is translated from the exons ATGGCTGACATCTACAAAAACCGCCCGATAGATGTCAAG ATGGACGGTCTGGAGGAGGAAGGCAGTCGATTCGAGGAGGCCAAGAAAGAGCTGGAGACATGGAAG TCTAAAGCAGAGAAAGCTGATGATGTGAAAGCCAGGCTGATATTGGAAAAACTGGAAGAGGAGGAAGCCAAGATGAAGGCCCAGCAAGAGATGTTTGCATGTGTCGAAAAGCAAGAGGAGTGTCAGAAGGAATTCACTCAAAGCATGAACGCAGTGCAG GATGAAATCCTGAAGCTTGGTAAACGAAGACAGGATTTGCTGGACAAACTGAGGAGATGTCAAGATGAACTGGAAGCTAAGAGGGCCGAGTCCACCAAACTGAAGCAGAAATTCAAG ATTTACGCCCAGATTCCAGACACAGAGGTGAAGTTCAGGGCTCAGAataaagaggagagggaggacgacagtcagccaatcagaggagtGTTTGCCATCAGCCAGAGACCCACTGTGCTTCTGCAGGAAGGACAGGCACTCATCACCTTTGAAGAGGAGAAAG TGGCCTCTCAGATCCTGAAGATTGCCAAGTGCTCTGTGTCCTGTGACAGCATTAGTTTGGATGTGAAACCAAAAAGAATAACCATGGATCCTGCTGTTAAGTTTGAG GTCCACCTCGATGTTTCCAGAAAGGAGCTCAAGGTTTTCAACATCCCCCCTTCCATGCCAGAGGAGAGAATGAAGGACCGACTGGAGATGAATTTCTCCAGGcccagcagaggaggaggagaggtggagagTGTGGAGTATGATAAGAACACTGGGACAGGACAGATCACCTTTCTCCACCCTGGAG tTGCTGAGAGTCTGGCCCTGAGAGGGAGGTACCGTGTGGATCTGGACTCTGAAGTGAATGTGCAGGTTGGACCCATTTACAAATACCAGCTGCGCAAGTTTCAG ACATTCTGTGGCTCTCCAGAGCGAACCATCCTCCTGGATGACATCAAGGATGTGAAGGACGAGGAGGACCTGCAGGACCACCTGGAGATCCACTTCCAGAAGCCCAGCAACTATGGTGGTGAGATAGAGTGCATCAAGTACATCTCCAGGGGGAAGGCTCTGCAGGCCTTTTTTCTCTGTGAGGACTCTGTGGATGACTGA